The sequence CGGGATATTCGACTGAAGGTCGGCCTACTAGCACCCCAAGCTGGTGGGTCTGTCTTGATACAATCAGGGGACACAGCTGTTTTGGTGACGGCTACGCGATCGCAAGCCAGAGAAGGCATTGATTTTCTGCCCCTCACAGTAGACTACGAAGAAAGATTGTATGCTGCAGGTAGGATTCCCGGCGGGATCATGCGGCGTGAAGGTCGTCCACCAGAAAAAACAATTCTTACCAGCCGTCTGATAGATCGTCCCCTGCGTCCTTTGTTCCCTTCATGGTTGCGGGATGACTTGCAAATTGTGGCATTAACATTGTCAATGGATGAGCAAGTACCACCCGATGTGTTAGCAGTTACAGGTGCATCAATTGCTACCCTTATGGCCCAAATCCCCTTTCATGGGCCAATGGCCGCAGTGCGAGTGGGTTTAGTGGGAGATGATTTCATTATTAACCCCACCTATGCCGAAATTGAAGCCGGAGATTTGGATCTGATAGTCGCAGGTTCACCAGACGGCGTGATTATGGTGGAAGCGGGAGCAAATCAGTTACCAGAGCGAGATATTATCGAGGCAATTGATTTCGGCTATGAAGCAGTGCGAGATTTAATCAAAGCGCAACAGGATTTGATCGCCGAGCTAGGTTTAGAAATTATCGAAGTTGCGCCACCAGAAGTAGACCCCACACTGGAAAATTTCATTAGCGATCGCGCCAACGCCGAAATTAAGAAAATTTTGGCGCAATTTGAGTTGACCAAGCCTGAGCGAGATGCTGCTTTGGATGTGGTTAAAGAAGGCATTGTTAGTGCGATCGCCGAAATGCCTGAAGATGATCCTATCCGCGCCGCTACCATCGCTAACAGCAAAGCCCTAGGTAATACCTTTAAAGACATTACCAAACACTTCATGCGGCGTCAAATCATTGAAGATAACGTCCGTGTGGATGGGCGGAAACTGGATGAGGTGCGTCCTGTGTCTTGCCTAGTTGATGTCTTACCCAAACGAGTCCACGGAAGCGGTTTATTTAACCGGGGGCTGACTCAGGTGCTATCAGCTTGCACTCTCGGTACACCAGGAGACGCCCAAAATCTCAGCGACGATTTGCAAACAGATCAATCCAAACGCTACCTCCACCATTACAACTTCCCACCCTTCTCTGTTGGGGAAACTAAACCGCTGCGGGCTCCAGGTAGGCGAGAAATTGGTCATGGTGCCTTAGCAGAGCGTTCTTTGATACCTGTGCTACCGTCTAAAGAACAGTTTCCCTACGTAATCCGCGTGGTATCGGAAGTACTGTCCTCCAACGGTTCCACATCCATGGGTTCAGTGTGCGGTTCCACCCTCGCCCTGATGGACGCTGGTGTACCAATTACTAAACCAGTTAGCGGTGCGGCTATGGGTCTAATTAAAGAAGGCTCAGAGGTACGTGTTCTCACTGATATCCAAGGTATCGAAGACTTTTTAGGCGACATGGATTTCAAAGTTGCCGGTACAGATGCAGGGATTACCGCCTTGCAGATGGATATGAAAATCTCTGGTTTGTCTTTGGATGTCATCGCTCAAGCTATCCATCAAGCCAAATCAGCGCGCTTGCACATTCTGGAAAAAATGCTCGCTTGCATTGACCAACCCCGTACAGAAACTTCGCCCTTTGCTCCCCGTCTGCTGACAATTAAGATTGATCCTGACATGATCGGTCTGGTCATCGGCCCTGGAGGAAAGACAATTAAGGGCATCACCGAAGAAACTGGTGCCAAAATTGACATCGAAGATGACGGCACGGTGACGATTTCGGCAGTGGATGAAGGTAAGGCGAAAAAAGCGCGTAATATCATCCAAGGCATGACCCGCAAACTCCATGAAGGAGATGTTTATGTGGGGCGTGTAACTCGAATTATCCCGATTGGCGCATTTGTGGAGTTTTTGCCTGGGAAAGAAGGCATGATCCATATTTCTCAACTAGCTGATTATCGCGTGGGCAAAGTTGAGGATGAAGTCGCCGTTGGTGATGAAGTGATTATCAAAGTCCGGGAAATTGATAACAAAGGTCGGATTAATCTCACACGTTTGGGTATCCACCCAGATCAAGCAGCTGCGGCGCGGGAAGCTGCAGCGGTAAATCGGTAAATCGATTGAGGATTTTAGATTGTGGATTGGGGATAATCGCAAATCTAAAATCCGCTATTGATGGCGATTAATTCACTGCACAAAATTAAATTCATTCGTGAAGGTAGGGAACACAGAGCAGCGGGGTCTTGGTGTCTCCCGCCACTCCCCTCAAGTCGGGAAACTCGCCCACGGGAGTGTCTCCCGCCACTCCCCTCAAGTCGGGAAACCCGCCCACGGGGGTGTCTTCCCAAGTGCAGCGACTGCGGAGGAACGGGGGACAAAAAAACAATGTGTGTAATTAATTTTGTTTAGGTACTTATCAAGTTTGGATTTGAGATTAAGTAACCGGAAATGATTAAAATACGTATTTTGTCAAGTAAATTTTATGAGTTCAAAATTATCTGCGCTAGTCGGTCAATTCCATCCTGAATCTTTTGCTCGTTGAGTTCAGCGTAGCCCAAAACAAATTCGCTACCGGGGCTGGTTTTTAGATAATAAGAATGAGCAGCATTAATTCCCACTCCCAGATGTGCAGCACCCTGGACTATTTCTTGATCACTCAAGGTAGTATTGATTTTGACCATCAGATGCATTCCGGCATTTTCGCCGATAATTGTTACTTTGTCGCCGAAATGAGCAGCTAGAGACTTGACTAGAGTTTGGCGTCGCTGGTCATAGAGCGATCGCATTCGCCGGATATGCCGCTCTAAATGTCCTTCATTGATAAAATCCGTGAGGGCGTGCTGTTCTAACAAACTCGATTGGCGGTCTGCTAACCACTTAGCACGGGTAAATACATCTACTAAAGTGTGTGGTAACACTAGATAACCCAAACGCAAAGCGGGAAACAAGACTTTAGAGAATGTACCAACATAAATCACGGAGTTTCTGTGGTCTAATCCTTGCAATGCGGGAATAGGACGCTGACCGTAACGATATTCGCTATCGTAATCATCTTCAATAATGATTGCTTCTGATTTGTGCGCCCAGGCTAACAGTTCTAATCGGCGAGGGAGAGATAATAACGCTCCGGTGGGGAATTGGTGAGACGGGGTGACATAAATTAGTTTAATTTTTGGCGTGATATCTGTTGTCAAGTTGGTAACTAACAGTCCCGATTCATCCACAGACACGGGGAATAAACGCGCCCCGTTGGCTAAAAAAGCTCGCCTTGCTCCCAAATAGCCAGGGTCTTCAACGGCGATCCAGTCACCCCGATTAATGAGGAGGCGTGTGATTAAGTCTAGTCCTTGTTGAGAACCATCAATAATGATGATTTGCTCTGCACTACATTTTACGGCTCTGGAGCGCGAAAGATATGCAGCGATCGCCTCTCGTAGTCGTTGATCTCCCATCGAGTTATTAGTATAGTCGAGCACATCTGTATTCACACGGCAATGGCGAGACAGCAGCTGACGCCACACATGAAGAGGAAATTTGTCAAAGGCTGGTCTTCCGTAACTGAAGCTAATTTGTGCTTCTGGTTCTGGAAGACGAAATAGCGATCGCTCTGTTAAACTCACTCCATAAGCTGATAAAGATATGGGTGAATTGGTGACTTGAGATGTTGACTCAATTGGTGGTGTTTGGAGCAAGTCATCGGGGAGTTGACGACAGACAAATGTACCCGACCCGATAGTTGTTTCTAGATAGCCTTCACTCAGTAATTGCTCGTATCCTTGAGTAACAGTAGCACGAGATATACTTAAAGATTGCGCTAGCGATCGCGTGGAAGGTAGTTTTTGTCCTGGGGCTAATCTTCCGGATAAGATCGCCTGTCGCAATTCTTCATACACTTGGCGATGTAGTGGTGTATGAACGTGGGAGTTAATGGTAATTACAAAGTCCATAGATCAAAGTGGACTGGTAGCTTAATTAAAAAGTGGCACTTGTATCTAGCCAATTTGATTATTACTCT is a genomic window of Fortiea contorta PCC 7126 containing:
- a CDS encoding polyribonucleotide nucleotidyltransferase, whose amino-acid sequence is MAEVDKSISFDGRDIRLKVGLLAPQAGGSVLIQSGDTAVLVTATRSQAREGIDFLPLTVDYEERLYAAGRIPGGIMRREGRPPEKTILTSRLIDRPLRPLFPSWLRDDLQIVALTLSMDEQVPPDVLAVTGASIATLMAQIPFHGPMAAVRVGLVGDDFIINPTYAEIEAGDLDLIVAGSPDGVIMVEAGANQLPERDIIEAIDFGYEAVRDLIKAQQDLIAELGLEIIEVAPPEVDPTLENFISDRANAEIKKILAQFELTKPERDAALDVVKEGIVSAIAEMPEDDPIRAATIANSKALGNTFKDITKHFMRRQIIEDNVRVDGRKLDEVRPVSCLVDVLPKRVHGSGLFNRGLTQVLSACTLGTPGDAQNLSDDLQTDQSKRYLHHYNFPPFSVGETKPLRAPGRREIGHGALAERSLIPVLPSKEQFPYVIRVVSEVLSSNGSTSMGSVCGSTLALMDAGVPITKPVSGAAMGLIKEGSEVRVLTDIQGIEDFLGDMDFKVAGTDAGITALQMDMKISGLSLDVIAQAIHQAKSARLHILEKMLACIDQPRTETSPFAPRLLTIKIDPDMIGLVIGPGGKTIKGITEETGAKIDIEDDGTVTISAVDEGKAKKARNIIQGMTRKLHEGDVYVGRVTRIIPIGAFVEFLPGKEGMIHISQLADYRVGKVEDEVAVGDEVIIKVREIDNKGRINLTRLGIHPDQAAAAREAAAVNR
- a CDS encoding PLP-dependent aminotransferase family protein, which encodes MDFVITINSHVHTPLHRQVYEELRQAILSGRLAPGQKLPSTRSLAQSLSISRATVTQGYEQLLSEGYLETTIGSGTFVCRQLPDDLLQTPPIESTSQVTNSPISLSAYGVSLTERSLFRLPEPEAQISFSYGRPAFDKFPLHVWRQLLSRHCRVNTDVLDYTNNSMGDQRLREAIAAYLSRSRAVKCSAEQIIIIDGSQQGLDLITRLLINRGDWIAVEDPGYLGARRAFLANGARLFPVSVDESGLLVTNLTTDITPKIKLIYVTPSHQFPTGALLSLPRRLELLAWAHKSEAIIIEDDYDSEYRYGQRPIPALQGLDHRNSVIYVGTFSKVLFPALRLGYLVLPHTLVDVFTRAKWLADRQSSLLEQHALTDFINEGHLERHIRRMRSLYDQRRQTLVKSLAAHFGDKVTIIGENAGMHLMVKINTTLSDQEIVQGAAHLGVGINAAHSYYLKTSPGSEFVLGYAELNEQKIQDGIDRLAQIILNS